DNA from Actinoplanes sp. SE50/110:
CGACACCGTCGGGTTCCCTCATGCCGCCATTCTGCACGACCTCTCGATGACAAGCTTCTCGACACAGGTTATCTTGATGTCGAGATACTTTACATCGAGGGAGTCGCCGTGCGCGTCCTGCTGATCACCGCCCTCACACCCGCGGTCTGGGGCACCACCTACGCGATCACCACGGAATTCCTGCCACCCGACCGGCCGCTGCTCGCCGGCGTCCTGCGGGCCCTGCCCGCCGGACTCCTGCTGCTGGCGATCACCCGGCAACTGCCGCGCGGCGCCTGGTGGTGGCGGTCCGCGGTCCTCGGCGCGCTGAACATCGGGTTCTTCTTCGCGCTGCTGTTCGTCAGCGCCTACCGCCTGCCCGGCGGCATGGCGGCCGTGCTCGGGGCGGTGCAGCCACTACTGGTCGCCGGGCTGTCCACGGTCGTGCTCGGCGACCGCACCACGGCCCGTACCGTGATCGCGGGCCTGCTCGGCGCCGCCGGCGTCGCCCTCGCCGTCCTGACCGCCGCCGCCCGCCTCGACCCGATCGGCATCCTGGCCGGGCTGGCCGGTGCCGCGTCGATGGCCATCGGTCTGGTGCTGACCAAACGTTGGGGACGGCCCGGCGTCTCGCTGCTGACCGCGACCGGGTGGCAGCTCACCGCGGGCGGACTGGTCCTGCTGCCGATCATGCTGCTCGGCGAGGGGCTGCCGGCGTCACTGACCGGCCGGAACCTGATGGGCTACGGATACCTGGCGCTGATCGGCACCGCCCTCGCCTACACCCTGTGGTTCCGCGGGCTGGACCGGCTGCCGGCCACCCGGGTCTCGCTGCTCAGCCTGCTCTCCCCGGTGACCGCGACCGTGCTGGGGTGGGCGGCGCTGGGCCAGGCGCTGACGCCGGTGCAGGTCACCGGCATGGCCCTGGCCTTCGCCGCGGTGCTGTGGGGTCAGTCATCGCCGGATCGCGGTCGTCGTCAGGGGGCCTCATCGCAGGTCCGTGTCGGTCACCACGCGACGCGGCAAGCCGGTGCGGGCGGCCCGGAGCATCCCGCGGCCGGGCGCCTCGGTGGTGGTCACCCGGCCGGGCGCGAGGCGGCGGAGCGCCGGCCTTAGCGGAGCGGTCAGCGGGTAAGCGGCGTTGTACCACCCCGGCGCTCCGGGGTTTTCCACAGGCGGGTGGTTCGGCGCCCGGTTGTCCACAGGCCGGGTGGTCCATCCCGAAAACGTCGTACCCCCGGCCTAGGGTCGTCCCGTGCCCGCCGAACGATGGTCCATCGCCCAGGCCGAGTCGATCGCTCCCGACGCCTCGGCGCTCAAGCGTGCCCGCTCCGTGGCCGGGCAGTTCGGCCCCGTCGGGCTGCTCGACGACGTCCTCTGGGGACTGTGCCGGGGCTATCAGGTCGCCGCCGACCTGTCCGGCCCCGCGTTCAAGTGCTCCTGCCCGAGTTTCCAGACGCCCTGCAAGCATGCCGTCGGCCTGGTGCTGCGCTGGGCCGAGGCCGGCGCCGGGCAGGATCCCGCGCCCGACTGGGTGACCCGGTGGCAGGCCGCGCGCGCCGCCCGGGCGAAACCGGGTCCGGCGGCCCCGCCCGACCCGGTGGCCGCCGCCAAGCGCGCCCGGGCGCGCGCCGAGCGGGTCGCCGGCGGCATGACCGAGCTGCGCCGCTGGCTCGACGACCAGGTCGAGCAGGGCCTCGCCGGGCTGGGGCGGCGCGGGCGCCAGGCGTTCGAGCCGATGGCGGCCCGGCTGGTCGACGCGCAGGCGCCGGGGGCGGCCGGTGCGGTCCGGCGCCTCGGTGACATCGCCGGGATCGGCCCGCAGTGGGCCGACCGGCTCCTCGCCGAGCTGGCCACACTGCATCTGCTGGTCGCCGGGCACGACCGGTTCGACGCGCTGGACCCGGCGACGGCCGCCACCGTCCGCTCCCGGATCGGTTTCCCCACGGCGACCGAGGAGGTGCTGGCCGGGCCCCGGGTCACCGACCGCTGGCAGGTGCTCGGCCAGATCGACACCGACGACGGCCCGCTGACCACCCGGCGCACCTGGTTGCACGGCTCGTCGACGTCCCGGTTCGCGCTGGTGCTGTCGTTCGCGGCGCCGGGCCAGACGCTCGCCGCCGACCTGGTGCCGGGCACCGAGTTCCGCGGCGACCTCTGCTTCTATCCCGGCTCCGCGCCGCTGCGGGCGCTGGTCGCCGAGCGCGCCAGCGCCGCCGAGCCGTTCGGCTCGCCGGACGGCGCCGGGTCGGTGCGCGCCGCTCTCTCCCGGTGGGCGTCGCTGCTGGCCGCCGAGCCTTTCCGGTACGACGCACCGGTGCTGCTGGCGGGCGTCAGCCCCGCCGAGGGGGGCTTCCTGGTGGACGGGTCGGGTGACGCGTTGCCCCTGGCCGCCGGGCATCGTGAGCCGTGGTGGCTGCTGGCGGCCGCGGGCGCCCGGCCGGCCGCGGTCGCCGCCGAGTGGTCGCCGGCCGGCTTGCGCCCGCTGGCGGCCTGGGCCGACGGCCACTTCGTGGCGGCCGCGCCGCCGATGCCCGACGCCGGCGCGCCGCGGGCGGCCGAGCTGCCACCCGAGCTGCTGGCCGCGGCGCTGGTCGGCACGGCACGCCGGCCGTGGCACGCGGCCTCGGTGCGGGTCGGACCGGTCGCGGTCGAGGTCGGTCAGGCGTCGCTGCAGGCGGGTCCGGCCGCGGCCCTGCTGGATGCCGCGGCCGTCGCGCTGACCGCGCGGCGGGCCGGGGTGCAGCCGGACACGACCCGGTCCCCCATCGAGCCGGCTCCGGCCGAGACCGATCCCCCGCTGCCGGTCGCGGCCGGGGTGCGCCTGAGCCGCATCCTGCGCGGCGGTGCCCCGGGCGGCGCCCACCTGGAGCAGGAGCTGCTGGCCCAGTGGCTCGCCGCGGCGGCGCGCCGGGGTGGCGTGGTGCCGCCGGTGCTGCTGCCCGCGCTGCTCGACGCCGGCCGGCGCACCACGACGATCCGCGCCGACGCGGCCCGGGTCGCCGGGCGCCGGGGTGCCTGGCTGGCCGAGCGGCGTGCCGACTGGGGCTGGCTGTTCGACGAGGCCACGCCGGTCACCGTGGTCGACTGGACGACCGCGACCGGCACCGAGCGGCTGGGACACCTGATCACCCTGCGCCGGTCCGAGCCGGCGCACGCGCGGCGGCTGGTGGAGAGCACCTGGGGCGCCGACTCCTCGGAGAACCGCGCCCGGTTCCTCGGCGCCTTCACCGACGGGCTGTCCCTCGACGACGAGGAGCTGCTGGAGCGGGCCCTCGACGACCGGCGCAAGGAGGTCCGGCAGACCGCCGTCGACCTGCTCCGCCGCCTGCCCGGGGCGGCACTCGGCGAGCGGATGCGCGACCGGGCGCACGCCGCGGTGCGCCTGGCCGCCGACTCTGCGCGGCTCCTGGTGACGCCGCCGGCCGAGCTGGACGCCGGGCTGCGACGTGACGGGGTGAGCGCGACCCCGGCCCACGGCACCGGGGTCGGCGCCTGGCTGCTGGAGGAGGTGGTCGCCGGGACTCCGCTCACCTCGTGGGCCGCCCTGGAGCCGACCGGTTACCTCGCGCTGGCCCGGGGAAACGACTGGGTGACGCCGCTGCTGCACGGCTGGGCCAAGGCCGCCATCACCCAGGGCGACGCCCGCTGGGCTGCGGCGCTGCTGGCCGGCGACTCCGGCATGCTGCGCGAGGGGGTTCGCTGGGAACTGCACCTGGTGCTCCCGTCCGACACATTGGCCCGGCTGGCCGCCGAGGCGCTGCGTGCCGAGGACGCCGCGGCGCACCGACTGCTGGCACTGCATCCCGGGCCGTGGCCGGAACCACTGAGCGTGACGGTGCTGGAGACGATTCTGCGCCGGGCGCGTCACGACCGGCACACCTGGCAGCTCGGCGAGCTGTGCCGGACCGCCGCGCTCGCCATGCCCCCGGCGTATGCGGATCTCGCCGGCCGGCTGGCCGCTCAGCTGGAGCCGGAGGTGGACCCGAGCCGGGTGCGGCCGATCGCCGACCTGGCGCGGACGCTGGCGTTCCGTGAGGAGATGCTGCGCGAGTTGAGCGAGCCGTGAGGGGTGTGCCGGGGGTCGATCGTGCGGGCCGGGCGTGCCGTGCGATCGGTCGGCCGGGGCGCCGGGGCAGCGCCGGGAAATGTCGTACCCCGGCGGTAGTTTGCAGTTCGAGCCAGCTATCGGGCGGGCCGGTGGGCCCGGAGACTCAGGAGTTCGAGTGACCGCTCTTCGACCGCACGCCGAGGATCAGTATGCCGACGAGCTGACCCGGCTGGCCGCCGCCGACGACCGACCCCGCCCGCCCGGGTGGCGGTTGTCGCCCCAGGCCGTGGTGACCTATCTGCTCGGCGACGGCGCCAAGATCACCCCGAAGTATGTGGGGCCGCGCCGCCTGATCGAGGTCGCCGTCTCCACCCTCGCCACCGATCGGGCGCTGCTCCTGCTGGGCGTTCCCGGCACCGCCAAGACCTGGGTCTCCGAGCATCTGGCCGCCGCCATCTCCGGCGACTCCACGCTGCTGGTGCAGGGCACCGCCGGCACCGCCGAGGAGGCCATCCGGTACGGGTGGAACTATGCCCGTCTGCTCGCCGAGGGCCCGACCGCCGCGGCGCTGGTGCCGAGCCCGATCATGCGGGCCATGCGGGGTGGCTCCATCGCCCGGCTGGAGGAGCTCACCCGCGTCCCGTCCGACGTGCAGGACGCTCTGATCACCATCCTCTCGGAGAAGACGCTGCCGATCCCGGAGCTGGGCGACGAGGTGCAGGCGCAGCGCGGCTTCAACCTGATCGCCACCGCCAACGACAGGGACCGCGGGGTGAACGAGTTGTCCAGCGCCCTGCGGCGGCGGTTCAACACGGTGGTGCTGCCGGTTCCGGCCAACGCCGACGACGAAGTCGAGATCGTGGCGCGCCGGGTGGCGCAGCTCGGCCGGTCGCTGGAGCTGCCCGAGGTGCCGGCCGCGCTCGACGAGATCCGGCGGGTGGTCACCGTGTTCCGCGAGCTGCGGAGCGGGCTGACCGAGGACGGCCGCACCAAGCTCAAGTCGCCGACCGGTACGCTCTCCACCGCCGAGGCGATCTCGGTGATCACCAACGGGATGGCGCTGGCCGCCCACTTCGGCGACGGCACCCTGCACCCGGGCGACGTCGCGGCCGGCATCGTCGGCGCGGTGATCAAGGACCCCGTCTCCGACACCGTCGTCTGGCGGGAATACCTGGAGACCGTGGTCCGGGAGCGGTCCGACTGGCTCGATTTCTACCGGGCCGCGCGCGATGCCTGAGAGGTTCTACGGCATCCGGCACCACGGGCCCGGCTCGGCCCGGGCGGTGGTGCGGGAGCTGACGGCGCAACAGCCGACGGTGCTGCTCGTGGAGGGCCCGCCGGAGGCTGACGAGCTGGTGCGCTGGGTGGCCGGCAGCGACCTGGAGCCGCCGGTCGCGCTGCTGGGCTATGCGGTGGACGATCCGGGGCGGGCCGCGTTCTGGCCGTTCGCGGTCTTCTCGCCGGAGTGGCAGGCGATCCGGTGGGCGGTGGACAACGAGGTGCCGGTCCGCTTCTTCGACCTGCCCTACGCGTATCGGGTCGGCGACGAAGACGGTGGTCCCGCCCCGGCCGAGGCTTCCCCGCGGGTCGGCGATTCTCCCCCGGTCGAGGGTGACCAGCCGTCCCGTGGGGACGGCGACGCTGAGGCCGGCGGCGACATGGACCGGACGGCCGCGCCCGGACGGCCGGTGGATCCGATCGGTGAGCTGGCCGCCGCGGCGGGGTATGACGATCCGGAGCGCTGGTGGGAGGACGTGGTCGAGCATCGCGGGATGCCGGCTTTCGAGGCGATCGCGGAAGCAATGACGGCGATCCGGGAAGGCGCCGCGGAGGATCCCGAGGACCTTCCGCGGGAGGCCTACATGCGCACGGTCCTGCGGGAGGTCCGGCGCAAGCACGACAACATCGCGGTCGTCTGCGGGGCGTGGCACGTCCCGGCGCTGACCCGGAAGGTGCCGGCCAAGGATGACAACGCGCTGCTCAAGGGCCGGCGCAAGGGCAAGGTCGCGTTCACCTGGGTGCCCTGGACGTATGGTCGGCTGGCCTCCTGGTCCGGGTACGGCGCCGGGGTCGGTTCCCCGGGGTGGTATCACCACCTGTTCACCAGCGCGGACTCGGTCGTGCCGCGGTGGCTGGTGGACGCCGCCGGCGTGCTGCGCGCCGAGGGTGTCCCCACCTCCTCGGCGCACGTGATCGAGGCGACCCGGCTGGCCGAGGCGCTCGCCGCGCTGCGGGGGCGGCCGCTGGCCGGGCTGGCCGAGGTGACCGAGGCCGCCGAGGCGGTGATGTGCGACGGGGAGCCGCTGCGCACGGCTCTGATCAATCGGCGGCTGGTGGTCGGCGAGCGGCTCGGCTCGGTGCCGGACGAGATGCCGGCCGTTCCGCTGGCTCGGGACTTGGCCGCCCAGCAGCGGAGCCTGCGGCTCAAACCCGAAGCCACCGAACGGGAGCTGAGACTCGACCTGCGCAAGGAGATCGACCTGCGGCGCAGCCGGCTCCTGCACCGGTTGCGGACCCTGGCCGTGCCGTGGGGCGAGCCGGCTCCCGGGCGCCGCGGGACGGGCACCTTCCGCGAGGAATGGGTGCTGCGGTGGCAGCCGGAGTTCGCGGTGCGGCTCGTCGAGGGCAGCATGTGGGGCACCACGGTGGCCGCCGCGGCGACCGCCCGGGTGACCCGGCGGGCGAGCACGGCGCAGACGCTGGCCGAGGTGACCGCGCTGCTGGAAACGTGCCTGCTGGCCGATCTCCGGGATGCGTATCCGCGGGTTCTCACCGCGCTGGACACCCGCGCCGCGCTGGACGCCGACATTCACCACCTGATGGCGGCGCTCCCCGCCCTGGCCCGGACGCTGCGGTACGGCGATGTGCGGCGCACCGACGTCGGCGGTCTCGCGACGGTCACCGCCAGTCTGCTGAAACGGATCTGCGCCGGACTGCCGTCGGCGGCCGGTTCGCTCTCCGACGAGGCGGCCAGGCAGCTGCGGGACGGCGTGGACGGCGTTCATCAGGCGGTCGGCCTGCTCGCCGACGACGATCTGCGAGAATTGTGGCTGGTGACCCTGGAGTCGCTGGCCCGCCGGCCGGACCTGCACGGGTTGCCGGCCGGGCGACTGACCCGGCTGCTGCTGGACGCTGACCGGCTGGATGCCGGCGAGGTCCGCCGCCGTCTGCGGCTGCCGCTGACCGCCGGGACACCACCGGCGCACGGGGCCGCCTGGGTGGAGGGGTTCCTGGCCGGCGGCGGGCTGCTGCTGGTGCACGACGATGCGCTGCTCACGCTGGTCGACGAGTGGCTCGCCGACGTGCCGGCGGAGGGGTTCGATGATGTGTTGCCGCTGCTGAGGCGTACCTTCGGGACATTCGACGCGGGCGAGCGGCGGGCGATCGGTGAGCGGGTGGCCGGTCCGCGGGCCGGAGCGGCGCAGGCCGCAGCCGTGACGATCGACGAGAAACGGGCAGTGTCCGTGCTGCCCGTGCTGGGTGCCCTGCTGGGGCGCGAGATCCGGGTCCGGGAGGACGCATGAGCCAGAGTTCTGAGGACGCCGAGCTGTTTTCCCACTCGGCCGAGCAGCCGGCGGGCGGGGAGACGCCTGCGCTGCCGACGATGCTGCAGTTCTCGCATCCGACGCAGGAGGCGGTGATCGGCTCCGCCTCGCACGCGGCCGAGCCGGCGGGGCGGCTGTTCTCCCACCCGGGTCCGGCGCGGGGCGCGACGGAGTTCGATGAGATGTCCGGTTGGGCGGGCCAGGCCGGCGGCGGGCGTGGCGGCAACCGGAGCGGAAACCGGGACCGCGGCCCGGGTGGACGGGGCACCGGAGGACGCGGCGCCGGCGGACGTGGGACCGACGGGCGCGGCGCCGACGGGCGCGCGGCGGGCGGACGCGGAGCTGACGGTCGCGGCGCCGACGGGCGCAACGCGGAGGGACGCGGCGGCGGACGCGCGGCGAGTGGACGCGGCGCCGACGGGCGCGCGGCGAGTGGACGCGGCGCGGAAGGACGCGCGGCCGGCCCGCGTGCGGCCGAGGGACATCCGGCCGGCGAACGCGGTGGCGATCGGCAAGCGGCGGGCGGGCGGGCGGCCGACCGGCCCGGCGGCACCGGCGGCCGCGGGGACGACGGACGACAGACGACGGGACGAAGCGGGCGCAGGGAAGGGGGCGATCGGGCTGGCCGGGCGGTTGACGGTCCTACGGGCGCGGAGAGTCGCCGTGAGGGCACAGGCGGGCGAGCACGTCGAACCGGGCGCGCCGATGGCTGACGAGACCACGTCGACCACGGAGAGCACCGCCGGGGCGGCGCGGGAGCGGATGCGGCGGTGGCGGCTGGTGCTGGGTGGGGCGGCGGAGGAGTCGCTCGGCAAGGCGGAGGGGCGGGACGGGGCGGTCGACGGGGCGCTGGCGGCGCTCTACGACTCCGGCGGGGACGGGGACGGGACCGGCAGCAAGCGGTCCGCGGGGCTGGGCGGGTCGGCGCCGCGGGTCGCGCGGTGGCTCGGCGACATCCGGGAGTACTTTCCGGGCACCGTCGTGCAGGTGATGCAGGCGGACGCGATCGAGCGGCTCGACCTGACCCGACTGCTGCTGGAGCCGGAGATGCTGGCGGCGGTCGAGCCGGACGTGCACCTGGTCGGCACGCTGCTCTCGCTGAACAAGGTGATGCCCGACGCCACCAAGGACGCCGCCCGGCAGGTGGTCCGGTCGGTGGTCGAGCAACTGGAGAAACGGATCGCCCAGCAGACCCGGGCCGCGGTCTCCGGGGCGCTGAACCGGGCCGCCCGGATCAACCGGCCGCGGCAGGCCGACATCGACTGGGACCGGACCATCCGGGCGAACCTCAAGCACTACCAGGCCGAGCATCGGACGGTCATCCCGGAACGGTTGATCGGTTACGGGCGGCGGAGCAGCGCGGTGCACCGTGACGTGGTGCTCTGCGTGGACCAGTCCGGGTCGATGGCGTCCTCGGTGGTGTTCGCCGGGGTGTTCGCGGCGGTGCTGGCGTCGATGCGGTCACTGCGGACGTCACTCGTCGTCTTCGACACGGCCGTGGTGGACCTCACCGATCAGCTCAGCGACCCGGTCGAGGTGCTGTTCGGGACTCAGCTGGGCGGCGGGACGGACATCAACCGGGCTGTGGCGTACAGCCAGCAATTGATCTCCCGGCCGCGGGACAGCATCTTCGTGCTGATCAGCGACCTGTACGAGGGTGGTGTCCGGGACGAGATGCTGCGCCGGGTGGCGGAGATGACCGCCGCCGGGGTGCAGGTGGTGGCGCTGCTGGCGCTCTCCGACGAGGGCGCGCCGGCCTACGATCACGAGAACGCGGCGGCCCTGGCGGCGCTGGGTGTGCCGGCGTTCGCGTGCACGCCCGACGCATTCCCCGAGCTGATGGCGGCGGCCATCGAACGCCGCGACCTGACCGCGTTCGCCGAACGCTTCGCCGACCGCAAAGCCACCGGAGCCGCCCTGTGACCGGCCGCTAACTGCTGACCGGCCGCCGACCCGCCGCACACCGGCCGCCGACTCGCCGCTGCACCCGCCGCACACCGGCCGCCGACTCGCCGCTGCACCCGCCGCAGACCGGCCGCCCACTCGCCGCAGACCGGCCCGAACCGGCCGCAGACTGGCACCTGCACCTGCACCCGCGGGAGATCGGCTGCCAACCAGCCGCTGATCGGCGCCGATCTCCCCGGTCACCGTATCCCGGTGAGTAGTACCCGCAGGTAGCGATCGATCCGCTCCTCCGGCGGACCGCCGATCGCAGCGCGAAGACGATCCCACCCGGGATGGCGAAGACCGGCCTGGACCGGGACGCGTCACCGGCCGACCGCGCCGTCGGCGCCCTGCTGGGACTCGTTCTGAGCCGACCGGTCGACGAGGCGGTGACCCCGATCCTCTATGCCGCGACCGACACCGCGGCGCCCACCGGCTGCCACATCGGCCCCGGCCGGCCGTTCCGCCCCCGCGGCCGACCTTCGAGAGGCTGACCGGACCGGCGACGGATCCGGTTCTCGCACGACGGTTGTGGGCGCGCTCCGCGGAGCTCACCGGGATCGGCACCGGACTCGCGGACCGGCGGTGATCAGCTGGGGCGGCCGCCACCACCGAGGTAGCCGGCCAGCCCCGCCGCAACCGCCGCGTCCCGGAGCTGCTCCGCGTGATGCCTGATCACCGGGACGGCTTTCGCGGCAAGCGCCTTCACCGACTCGTCGGAGCCGTTGGCGGCCTCGTCGGAGGCCAGTCGCAGGGCCGCGCGGTGCCCGGCCAGCTGGGTGGTGATGTAGTACTCGTCGAACGTGTCGGTGCCGGCCACCTCGTACCGGTGAGCCAGGGCCTGCTGCTCTTCGGTGGGGTCGGCGGGCAGGAACACGCGCAGCTCACGGGCCGTCAGGTAGAGGTCGGCGTCCATCCGGATGTGGTCGCGTAGGAAGGTGGCGGCCAGTTCCTTCACCGTCGGGTCGGTGGTCTTGGTCCAGGCGATCCGGCCGGCCGCGATCTCGGCGAGGTTGACCTGGTGAGCGGCCTTTAGGAAGGCGGCGTCCGACTCGGAGGCGGCGGCCTGCGCGGCGGTGGCCGGGAGAACCAGCAGCCCGGCCAGGCCGAGCATCGCGGGGATACGGCGGAAAAGCATCTCAACTCCTCAAATAGGTCATTGCCACCCTAGCCAAGGAGATGTGCGAATTATTCGCTTTCGCCGGTAAACCTCGGAATCAC
Protein-coding regions in this window:
- a CDS encoding AAA family ATPase, coding for MTALRPHAEDQYADELTRLAAADDRPRPPGWRLSPQAVVTYLLGDGAKITPKYVGPRRLIEVAVSTLATDRALLLLGVPGTAKTWVSEHLAAAISGDSTLLVQGTAGTAEEAIRYGWNYARLLAEGPTAAALVPSPIMRAMRGGSIARLEELTRVPSDVQDALITILSEKTLPIPELGDEVQAQRGFNLIATANDRDRGVNELSSALRRRFNTVVLPVPANADDEVEIVARRVAQLGRSLELPEVPAALDEIRRVVTVFRELRSGLTEDGRTKLKSPTGTLSTAEAISVITNGMALAAHFGDGTLHPGDVAAGIVGAVIKDPVSDTVVWREYLETVVRERSDWLDFYRAARDA
- a CDS encoding SWIM zinc finger family protein; protein product: MPAERWSIAQAESIAPDASALKRARSVAGQFGPVGLLDDVLWGLCRGYQVAADLSGPAFKCSCPSFQTPCKHAVGLVLRWAEAGAGQDPAPDWVTRWQAARAARAKPGPAAPPDPVAAAKRARARAERVAGGMTELRRWLDDQVEQGLAGLGRRGRQAFEPMAARLVDAQAPGAAGAVRRLGDIAGIGPQWADRLLAELATLHLLVAGHDRFDALDPATAATVRSRIGFPTATEEVLAGPRVTDRWQVLGQIDTDDGPLTTRRTWLHGSSTSRFALVLSFAAPGQTLAADLVPGTEFRGDLCFYPGSAPLRALVAERASAAEPFGSPDGAGSVRAALSRWASLLAAEPFRYDAPVLLAGVSPAEGGFLVDGSGDALPLAAGHREPWWLLAAAGARPAAVAAEWSPAGLRPLAAWADGHFVAAAPPMPDAGAPRAAELPPELLAAALVGTARRPWHAASVRVGPVAVEVGQASLQAGPAAALLDAAAVALTARRAGVQPDTTRSPIEPAPAETDPPLPVAAGVRLSRILRGGAPGGAHLEQELLAQWLAAAARRGGVVPPVLLPALLDAGRRTTTIRADAARVAGRRGAWLAERRADWGWLFDEATPVTVVDWTTATGTERLGHLITLRRSEPAHARRLVESTWGADSSENRARFLGAFTDGLSLDDEELLERALDDRRKEVRQTAVDLLRRLPGAALGERMRDRAHAAVRLAADSARLLVTPPAELDAGLRRDGVSATPAHGTGVGAWLLEEVVAGTPLTSWAALEPTGYLALARGNDWVTPLLHGWAKAAITQGDARWAAALLAGDSGMLREGVRWELHLVLPSDTLARLAAEALRAEDAAAHRLLALHPGPWPEPLSVTVLETILRRARHDRHTWQLGELCRTAALAMPPAYADLAGRLAAQLEPEVDPSRVRPIADLARTLAFREEMLRELSEP
- a CDS encoding DUF4142 domain-containing protein, whose product is MLFRRIPAMLGLAGLLVLPATAAQAAASESDAAFLKAAHQVNLAEIAAGRIAWTKTTDPTVKELAATFLRDHIRMDADLYLTARELRVFLPADPTEEQQALAHRYEVAGTDTFDEYYITTQLAGHRAALRLASDEAANGSDESVKALAAKAVPVIRHHAEQLRDAAVAAGLAGYLGGGGRPS
- a CDS encoding EamA family transporter; amino-acid sequence: MRVLLITALTPAVWGTTYAITTEFLPPDRPLLAGVLRALPAGLLLLAITRQLPRGAWWWRSAVLGALNIGFFFALLFVSAYRLPGGMAAVLGAVQPLLVAGLSTVVLGDRTTARTVIAGLLGAAGVALAVLTAAARLDPIGILAGLAGAASMAIGLVLTKRWGRPGVSLLTATGWQLTAGGLVLLPIMLLGEGLPASLTGRNLMGYGYLALIGTALAYTLWFRGLDRLPATRVSLLSLLSPVTATVLGWAALGQALTPVQVTGMALAFAAVLWGQSSPDRGRRQGASSQVRVGHHATRQAGAGGPEHPAAGRLGGGHPAGREAAERRP
- a CDS encoding DUF5682 family protein; the encoded protein is MPERFYGIRHHGPGSARAVVRELTAQQPTVLLVEGPPEADELVRWVAGSDLEPPVALLGYAVDDPGRAAFWPFAVFSPEWQAIRWAVDNEVPVRFFDLPYAYRVGDEDGGPAPAEASPRVGDSPPVEGDQPSRGDGDAEAGGDMDRTAAPGRPVDPIGELAAAAGYDDPERWWEDVVEHRGMPAFEAIAEAMTAIREGAAEDPEDLPREAYMRTVLREVRRKHDNIAVVCGAWHVPALTRKVPAKDDNALLKGRRKGKVAFTWVPWTYGRLASWSGYGAGVGSPGWYHHLFTSADSVVPRWLVDAAGVLRAEGVPTSSAHVIEATRLAEALAALRGRPLAGLAEVTEAAEAVMCDGEPLRTALINRRLVVGERLGSVPDEMPAVPLARDLAAQQRSLRLKPEATERELRLDLRKEIDLRRSRLLHRLRTLAVPWGEPAPGRRGTGTFREEWVLRWQPEFAVRLVEGSMWGTTVAAAATARVTRRASTAQTLAEVTALLETCLLADLRDAYPRVLTALDTRAALDADIHHLMAALPALARTLRYGDVRRTDVGGLATVTASLLKRICAGLPSAAGSLSDEAARQLRDGVDGVHQAVGLLADDDLRELWLVTLESLARRPDLHGLPAGRLTRLLLDADRLDAGEVRRRLRLPLTAGTPPAHGAAWVEGFLAGGGLLLVHDDALLTLVDEWLADVPAEGFDDVLPLLRRTFGTFDAGERRAIGERVAGPRAGAAQAAAVTIDEKRAVSVLPVLGALLGREIRVREDA
- a CDS encoding VWA domain-containing protein, translating into MRAQAGEHVEPGAPMADETTSTTESTAGAARERMRRWRLVLGGAAEESLGKAEGRDGAVDGALAALYDSGGDGDGTGSKRSAGLGGSAPRVARWLGDIREYFPGTVVQVMQADAIERLDLTRLLLEPEMLAAVEPDVHLVGTLLSLNKVMPDATKDAARQVVRSVVEQLEKRIAQQTRAAVSGALNRAARINRPRQADIDWDRTIRANLKHYQAEHRTVIPERLIGYGRRSSAVHRDVVLCVDQSGSMASSVVFAGVFAAVLASMRSLRTSLVVFDTAVVDLTDQLSDPVEVLFGTQLGGGTDINRAVAYSQQLISRPRDSIFVLISDLYEGGVRDEMLRRVAEMTAAGVQVVALLALSDEGAPAYDHENAAALAALGVPAFACTPDAFPELMAAAIERRDLTAFAERFADRKATGAAL